From Pseudovibrio sp. Tun.PSC04-5.I4, a single genomic window includes:
- the flgK gene encoding flagellar hook-associated protein FlgK has product MSLGSALNAAMSGLTLTKAQLAVTSQNIANASVDGYTLKSVVGTEVYNTATSASSVLSNQVQRQVNTQLQSSYWESQSDAAFATQYNAYIKQLDQMFGKVGDTSSIPNLVNTFESALTSLATDPSSQSAQQVAVTSAQTLSQSINRTSNSVQEMRRDADTQISENVDGINSTLKGIESLEDSIISERAAGRTTVHLEDQLDRQLESLSSQMDIDVGRDGDGYLRISTRTGQTLYSDKASELKFTSSPTLGAGVEGNPIEVITPSGSSIELNKYDLQSGSIGALVSLRDEALPDTQARLDELAGQMSLALSQQTAEGVAADDGGAPAAATGLSVDTSSLKSSGDKIELEFKVNGGETRKVSFVAVTDSSLLPLSPDVTADSNDIVHGIVIPADAASLQSQISSALGTGFDVSVDATGSLKVLAPTSPGAIEVTGLAAKNTRTVTSADGAELPLFVDSRDGGTPYTGALENGGQKTGYAQRIVVNQAVLNDPSLLAGESDKQNSDRANLIKDRLTKTEFTFSPGTGIGAQNAPYVGSISDFAIETVVKQSLVAGAANTAESNTSAAKVISKNAYENSYKVDVDEELVKLTELQNAYAANARVLKAIDEMLDTLMNII; this is encoded by the coding sequence ATGAGTCTGGGATCTGCACTAAATGCAGCAATGTCGGGATTGACACTGACAAAGGCTCAGTTGGCGGTCACGTCGCAAAATATCGCCAATGCCAGTGTTGATGGCTACACACTGAAAAGCGTTGTTGGTACTGAGGTCTATAACACCGCTACATCTGCGTCGTCAGTCCTTTCCAATCAGGTGCAACGCCAAGTCAATACTCAATTGCAGTCTTCCTACTGGGAAAGTCAGAGCGACGCTGCCTTCGCGACGCAATATAACGCCTATATCAAACAGTTGGACCAGATGTTTGGGAAAGTCGGGGATACATCTTCGATACCAAATCTGGTCAATACCTTTGAGAGCGCGTTGACGTCACTTGCTACAGATCCCAGCTCGCAAAGTGCGCAACAAGTGGCTGTGACATCTGCTCAAACATTATCGCAGAGTATCAATCGAACTTCCAATTCAGTTCAAGAGATGCGCCGGGATGCCGATACTCAAATCTCAGAGAACGTAGATGGCATTAATTCGACGCTTAAAGGGATTGAAAGTCTAGAAGACAGCATCATCTCTGAACGCGCTGCGGGCAGAACAACGGTTCATCTGGAAGATCAGTTGGACCGCCAGCTTGAATCACTGTCCAGTCAAATGGATATCGATGTTGGTCGGGATGGTGATGGGTATCTGCGAATTTCCACACGCACGGGGCAAACGCTTTATAGTGACAAGGCCTCAGAACTTAAGTTCACATCTAGCCCAACCTTGGGTGCAGGTGTTGAGGGTAATCCTATTGAGGTAATTACGCCGTCAGGGTCGTCCATTGAACTCAATAAATATGATTTGCAAAGTGGTAGCATAGGGGCGTTGGTTTCATTGCGAGATGAAGCCTTGCCAGATACGCAAGCTCGTCTTGATGAACTCGCTGGTCAAATGTCGCTGGCATTGTCTCAACAAACAGCTGAGGGCGTTGCCGCAGATGATGGAGGAGCCCCTGCTGCCGCGACTGGCCTTAGCGTGGATACGTCGAGCCTCAAGTCTTCAGGCGACAAAATCGAGTTGGAGTTCAAGGTCAATGGCGGCGAAACGCGTAAAGTTAGTTTTGTCGCGGTAACCGACTCTAGTTTGTTACCACTGTCCCCTGATGTTACGGCGGATTCAAACGATATCGTGCATGGGATTGTGATCCCAGCAGATGCGGCATCGTTGCAAAGCCAGATCTCTAGTGCTCTTGGCACTGGATTTGATGTCAGTGTTGATGCAACGGGTAGTTTGAAGGTATTAGCGCCGACAAGCCCAGGGGCGATCGAAGTTACTGGGTTAGCTGCCAAGAATACTCGTACTGTCACCAGCGCTGATGGGGCTGAGCTCCCTTTATTCGTAGATTCCAGAGATGGCGGTACGCCCTATACCGGAGCGTTGGAAAATGGCGGACAGAAGACGGGGTACGCGCAACGTATCGTTGTTAATCAAGCAGTTTTAAATGACCCGAGTTTATTGGCTGGTGAATCTGATAAACAGAATTCTGATCGGGCCAATCTCATAAAAGATAGATTAACGAAAACAGAGTTTACGTTTTCTCCTGGGACTGGCATAGGCGCGCAGAATGCTCCTTATGTGGGGTCTATATCTGATTTTGCGATTGAAACGGTCGTTAAGCAGAGTTTGGTGGCGGGTGCCGCAAATACTGCTGAGAGCAATACGAGCGCTGCGAAGGTGATCTCGAAAAATGCTTACGAAAACAGCTACAAAGTAGACGTTGACGAAGAACTTGTTAAACTCACAGAATTGCAGAACGCATATGCTGCAAATGCGCGTGTGCTCAAGGCTATTGATGAGATGCTTGATACTCTTATGAATATTATTTAG
- the flaF gene encoding flagellar biosynthesis regulator FlaF: MYQQATQAYQQSANTSASMDPRALEAEALMKAAARLSVLQREWTTVSIEERNDALIFNRTLWTIFVAEATETTSELPFPLQNNIANLGLFIFNRTLEMMAGEDPVALETMININKSLAAGLRGQKAAP; this comes from the coding sequence ATGTATCAACAAGCAACTCAAGCATATCAGCAATCCGCCAACACCTCGGCATCGATGGATCCGAGAGCTCTGGAAGCTGAAGCTTTGATGAAAGCTGCTGCGCGACTGTCAGTGCTGCAAAGGGAGTGGACTACTGTTTCGATAGAAGAACGTAATGACGCTCTCATATTCAACCGCACACTTTGGACGATTTTTGTTGCCGAAGCGACTGAGACTACCAGTGAACTTCCTTTCCCGCTGCAAAACAATATTGCAAATCTGGGTTTGTTCATTTTTAATCGCACCTTAGAGATGATGGCAGGGGAAGACCCTGTTGCCTTGGAGACCATGATCAACATCAATAAGTCTTTGGCGGCAGGACTACGCGGTCAAAAAGCGGCTCCATAA
- a CDS encoding flagellar biosynthesis repressor FlbT, giving the protein MALKVELKPGEMLIVGDTLITNDKQRARLFIQGKAPILREKDIMTVELADTQAKKIYLAVQLMYLEGDITTTQSEYLVLIEQMLNAAPSTHPYISDISTAILAEELYRALKLAKKLVEYERTLISHVSTSNSSISAIRQHLGIDGSESSGS; this is encoded by the coding sequence ATGGCGCTTAAGGTAGAATTAAAACCTGGAGAAATGCTGATTGTTGGCGATACACTCATCACCAACGACAAACAGCGTGCGCGCCTGTTCATACAGGGAAAAGCTCCCATTTTACGGGAGAAAGATATCATGACCGTTGAATTGGCAGATACGCAAGCAAAGAAGATATATCTTGCTGTTCAGCTCATGTATCTCGAGGGCGACATTACGACAACGCAGAGTGAATATCTGGTTCTAATTGAACAGATGCTCAACGCCGCACCAAGCACTCACCCCTATATCAGTGACATCAGCACAGCCATTTTGGCGGAAGAGCTTTATCGTGCACTTAAGCTCGCCAAAAAATTGGTTGAATATGAAAGGACTTTGATCAGTCATGTATCAACAAGCAACTCAAGCATATCAGCAATCCGCCAACACCTCGGCATCGATGGATCCGAGAGCTCTGGAAGCTGA
- a CDS encoding flagellin — protein MSDITLTAAVRSNLSTLQNTASLISQTSERLSTGNKVNSALDNPNSFFTASSLNSRASDLSNLQDDIGQSVSTLDAADKGIGGINKLLDAAKGKANQALQSKDESTRAKYAEEFNELRTQIEDIAKDSGYKGKNLLGGDGNDLTVKFNEDGSSQLKIGAVDYTDLDSENSSFTLDKIGSTKSSVTERNEEAAFSLGRTPSTDPNAGKFDIGITAGAAITGASNISAINQFEEGDKITLSAGDQKFEVETKDAEDLDATALKIQTELRKIDGNDAATVTFNVDKFEISGANEDFKIGYEAAGTTATGFTDTNVAGEEKLLATTKLEDLDAFKSGDVIEFQLGDGNKSSFDVTGKSVSDLATAIGGLTGVTANVADDKINIDVTDQDLKFSFKGDGAGAEFSDPKKNEIGKDLDAVDGRGWGDDDLIEKSLEQVRTAQTDLRAQASTFGTNLSVVTNRQDFTSDLINTLQTGAGKLTLADSNLEGANLAALNTQNSIATTTLSLATQAGQSVLQLIR, from the coding sequence ATGTCTGATATTACACTCACTGCAGCGGTGCGCTCCAACCTTAGTACTCTGCAAAATACAGCTTCTTTGATTTCTCAGACTTCCGAGCGTCTTTCCACCGGCAATAAAGTGAACTCCGCGCTCGACAATCCAAATTCATTTTTCACAGCATCCTCTTTGAATTCACGTGCGTCCGATTTGAGCAACCTGCAGGATGATATTGGGCAGTCTGTTTCTACACTGGATGCTGCTGATAAGGGTATTGGTGGTATCAACAAGCTTCTTGATGCGGCTAAAGGTAAAGCAAACCAGGCTCTTCAATCAAAAGACGAGTCTACTCGTGCCAAGTATGCAGAAGAATTCAATGAACTGCGTACACAGATTGAAGATATTGCCAAGGATTCTGGCTACAAAGGTAAGAACCTTCTTGGTGGTGACGGCAATGATCTGACTGTTAAGTTCAACGAAGATGGTTCATCTCAGCTGAAAATTGGTGCTGTTGATTACACCGACCTAGACTCCGAAAACTCCTCGTTCACTTTGGATAAGATTGGTTCCACCAAGTCTTCTGTAACTGAGCGTAACGAAGAAGCCGCATTTAGCCTTGGACGTACGCCGTCAACTGATCCGAATGCAGGTAAGTTTGACATTGGCATTACTGCTGGTGCTGCTATAACCGGCGCAAGTAATATTAGTGCTATTAATCAATTTGAGGAAGGCGATAAAATCACGCTTTCTGCTGGTGATCAGAAATTTGAAGTAGAGACGAAGGATGCTGAAGATCTTGATGCAACGGCTTTAAAAATTCAAACTGAGCTGCGGAAAATTGATGGTAATGATGCGGCTACTGTAACGTTTAATGTCGATAAATTTGAGATTTCCGGCGCGAATGAAGATTTCAAAATTGGTTATGAAGCAGCTGGCACAACAGCTACTGGGTTCACAGACACCAACGTAGCTGGTGAAGAAAAGTTGCTTGCAACAACTAAGCTTGAAGATCTTGATGCGTTTAAATCCGGCGACGTTATCGAGTTCCAGCTTGGAGATGGCAATAAATCCTCCTTTGATGTAACTGGTAAATCTGTAAGTGATCTTGCTACTGCTATTGGTGGCCTTACAGGCGTTACGGCTAACGTCGCAGATGATAAGATTAACATTGATGTTACCGACCAGGACCTTAAATTCAGCTTTAAAGGGGATGGTGCAGGTGCAGAATTTTCTGACCCTAAGAAAAACGAGATCGGAAAAGATCTTGATGCGGTTGATGGACGCGGTTGGGGTGATGACGATCTTATCGAGAAATCTCTCGAACAGGTTCGTACAGCTCAGACTGATCTGCGTGCGCAAGCATCTACTTTTGGTACCAACCTTTCCGTTGTGACCAACCGTCAGGACTTCACTTCAGATTTGATTAACACACTGCAAACTGGTGCTGGTAAACTGACGCTTGCAGATTCTAACCTTGAAGGTGCGAATCTTGCAGCTTTGAACACTCAGAACTCCATTGCGACAACAACTCTAAGCTTGGCTACTCAGGCTGGACAGTCTGTTCTGCAGCTTATCCGATAA
- a CDS encoding rod-binding protein translates to MLSQAQLPSPSLATSADLIAGANANQVGASRVSAKTNDALMEKAKEFESVFLNEMLQNMFTGLENGGTFGTEEGSDAWKSMLINEYANTLSQSGGIGLASTVHSQLLQLQETSE, encoded by the coding sequence ATGTTATCTCAAGCCCAACTGCCCTCCCCTTCTCTGGCAACGTCTGCCGACCTTATCGCAGGTGCCAACGCAAATCAGGTGGGCGCATCCCGCGTGTCCGCTAAAACCAACGATGCGTTAATGGAGAAGGCAAAGGAATTTGAATCCGTTTTCTTGAACGAAATGCTGCAGAACATGTTCACAGGATTGGAAAACGGCGGGACATTCGGAACAGAAGAAGGCTCTGATGCGTGGAAATCTATGTTGATTAACGAGTACGCCAACACATTGTCTCAATCTGGTGGCATTGGCCTAGCTTCCACGGTTCATTCACAACTATTACAACTTCAAGAGACCTCGGAATGA
- a CDS encoding flagellar basal body P-ring protein FlgI translates to MAFIVLFGATLPGHAASRIKDIADFEGIRDNQLIGYGLVVGLQGTGDSLTASPFTRQSLQAMLERLGVNTNEAELNTKNTAAVMVTANLPAFSTQGTRIDITVSALGDAKNLQGGTLLVTPLMGADGEAYAIAQGPVSIAGFAVQGEAASIVRGVPTSGRIPNGALVEREVDFKLSSLSTIKLALRNPDLTTSRRIAIAVNELIGLPTAEPLDPATVRLTLPKQYDGNIVDLLTDIEQLIVEPDLPAKIVIDESSGIIVMGQQVKVSTVAIAQGNLTVTIAESPEVVQPLPFSRGRTAEVPRTDVQVTEDNKQLALVNETITLQQLVDGLNALGISPRDLISILQAIKAAGALQAEIEVL, encoded by the coding sequence TTGGCATTTATCGTTCTTTTTGGCGCAACCCTTCCAGGTCATGCTGCCTCAAGGATCAAGGATATTGCTGACTTTGAAGGTATTCGTGACAACCAGCTGATCGGGTACGGACTTGTTGTCGGTCTACAGGGAACTGGTGACTCGCTCACCGCCTCACCCTTCACCCGGCAATCTTTGCAGGCAATGCTGGAGCGCTTAGGCGTTAACACCAATGAGGCTGAACTCAACACCAAAAACACAGCTGCAGTGATGGTGACAGCGAACCTCCCAGCCTTTTCCACGCAAGGGACTCGCATCGATATAACAGTGAGCGCCCTTGGTGATGCCAAAAACCTGCAAGGCGGCACATTGCTGGTTACCCCGCTCATGGGTGCCGACGGTGAGGCCTATGCAATCGCACAGGGCCCAGTTTCAATTGCTGGCTTTGCAGTACAGGGCGAAGCAGCCTCCATCGTGCGCGGTGTACCAACATCCGGCCGTATCCCAAATGGTGCCCTTGTTGAACGCGAAGTGGACTTCAAACTCTCCTCACTCAGCACAATCAAACTGGCGCTCCGCAACCCGGACCTGACAACATCACGCCGCATTGCAATTGCAGTAAACGAGTTGATCGGCCTGCCAACCGCTGAGCCACTCGATCCAGCGACTGTCCGTCTGACACTGCCAAAACAATATGATGGCAACATCGTTGACCTCCTCACAGACATTGAACAGCTGATTGTTGAGCCAGACCTACCAGCCAAAATCGTCATCGACGAAAGCTCAGGCATCATTGTCATGGGACAGCAGGTGAAGGTCTCCACAGTCGCAATCGCGCAAGGCAACCTCACCGTAACCATCGCAGAGTCACCTGAAGTGGTGCAGCCGCTTCCCTTCTCACGTGGCCGGACGGCGGAAGTACCTCGTACTGATGTGCAAGTAACCGAAGACAACAAACAGCTGGCGCTCGTAAATGAGACAATCACCCTTCAGCAGCTGGTCGACGGTCTCAATGCATTGGGCATCAGCCCAAGAGACCTGATCTCCATACTTCAAGCCATCAAAGCAGCAGGCGCGCTGCAAGCAGAAATTGAGGTTCTCTAA
- a CDS encoding flagellar assembly protein FliX, translated as MCETVGKSVLAGLLFQTRSSEGNALLVRTTPVSGLNSTSKVGSKRRKESGSDNGSGFVVEEDAANVGHASASVASSNIQGVDSLLALQQMDVPVDDRRRAVQHGSKLLDQLDALRLDMLQGKVQPERLERLVDNLSMRVKSGNSGLDRVIEDIEVRARIELAKLGHFVD; from the coding sequence TTGTGTGAGACGGTCGGCAAATCTGTTCTGGCTGGCCTTTTATTCCAAACACGTAGCTCAGAGGGTAACGCTTTGCTTGTTCGCACCACACCAGTTTCTGGTTTAAACTCTACGAGCAAAGTGGGGAGCAAACGACGTAAGGAGTCTGGCTCAGATAACGGCTCTGGGTTTGTTGTTGAAGAAGACGCGGCAAATGTAGGACATGCCTCTGCCAGCGTTGCCTCCTCGAACATTCAGGGCGTGGATTCCCTTCTTGCTCTTCAGCAGATGGACGTTCCTGTCGATGATAGGCGCCGTGCCGTTCAACACGGAAGCAAATTGCTGGATCAGTTAGATGCGCTGCGTCTGGACATGTTGCAGGGGAAAGTTCAACCAGAACGCCTCGAGCGTCTGGTGGACAACCTGTCCATGCGAGTCAAAAGCGGCAACTCCGGATTGGACAGAGTGATCGAAGATATTGAGGTCAGAGCTAGAATCGAACTGGCAAAACTGGGTCATTTTGTCGATTAA
- the dksA gene encoding RNA polymerase-binding protein DksA, producing MAVDVAIDYRPSEGEPFMNDQQREYFLRKLLTWKEDILKESKDTLATLQEENTNHPDLADRASSETDRSIELRARDRQRKLISKIDAALARIEDGSYGYCEETGEPISVRRLDARPIATLSIEAQEAHERREKIYRDD from the coding sequence ATGGCAGTTGACGTCGCAATTGATTATCGTCCTTCAGAGGGTGAACCATTCATGAACGACCAACAGCGGGAGTACTTTCTTAGAAAGTTGCTCACGTGGAAGGAAGATATTCTGAAAGAGAGCAAGGACACCCTTGCGACCCTTCAAGAAGAGAACACGAACCATCCTGATTTGGCTGATCGTGCATCGTCAGAGACCGACAGGTCTATTGAGTTGCGTGCACGTGACCGGCAGCGGAAGTTGATCTCTAAGATCGATGCTGCCTTGGCCCGTATAGAAGATGGGTCCTACGGTTATTGTGAGGAGACCGGCGAGCCGATCTCCGTGCGCAGATTGGATGCGCGTCCTATTGCGACGCTCTCCATTGAAGCGCAGGAAGCTCACGAGCGCCGCGAAAAGATCTATCGTGATGATTGA
- the flgH gene encoding flagellar basal body L-ring protein FlgH has product MPTITFATKIQKYTALAISLVALAGCETADKLSKIGQEPVLTAIQDPRTQPGYRPVQMPMPMKETQRYNANSLWSNGNRAFFQDQRAKRVGDIVTVNVTISDKAAFANTSKSSRSDKKDAGAGGALGAAIDKFALPGGSSADAIASINSSDNFQGSGTIDRTESLKTTVAAVVTQVLPNSNLVIEGRQEVRVNHEVRELIVAGVVRPQDIASDNTVESTKIAEARIGYGGRGQISATQQPRYGSQVLDIVLPF; this is encoded by the coding sequence ATGCCTACAATAACCTTTGCAACAAAAATCCAGAAGTACACCGCTCTTGCAATCAGCTTGGTCGCATTGGCAGGGTGTGAAACTGCTGACAAACTTTCCAAGATCGGTCAGGAACCAGTCCTGACTGCCATTCAGGACCCACGCACGCAGCCGGGTTACCGCCCAGTGCAAATGCCAATGCCAATGAAGGAAACCCAGCGCTACAACGCCAACTCCCTCTGGAGTAACGGCAATCGGGCGTTCTTTCAGGATCAACGCGCAAAACGTGTCGGTGACATTGTAACAGTCAACGTGACGATTTCAGATAAAGCCGCTTTTGCCAATACATCCAAAAGCAGCCGATCCGACAAGAAAGACGCAGGCGCAGGCGGCGCACTTGGGGCAGCAATTGACAAATTTGCATTACCCGGAGGCTCCTCTGCAGATGCAATCGCCTCCATCAACAGCTCCGACAACTTTCAGGGCAGCGGTACAATTGACCGCACAGAGAGCCTGAAGACCACCGTAGCAGCCGTTGTAACGCAGGTCCTCCCCAACTCTAACCTCGTCATCGAAGGTCGTCAGGAGGTCCGTGTGAACCACGAAGTGCGTGAGCTCATCGTTGCCGGTGTCGTACGTCCGCAAGATATTGCCTCGGATAACACGGTGGAAAGCACGAAAATCGCAGAAGCCCGCATTGGGTACGGTGGTCGCGGACAGATCTCCGCTACCCAACAGCCGCGCTATGGCAGCCAGGTGCTCGATATCGTTTTACCATTTTAA
- the flgA gene encoding flagellar basal body P-ring formation chaperone FlgA: protein MRKLATTLFAGLMMLTASNAFAAATLRPTVNVAGPVVTIGDFYTEAGDLAQTPIFRSPDLGTTGNVSAMIIAQQAQAAGFIQAGTNNLTTVSVHRLSIPVDEALISDILRNAFAERARILPEDIEISYTTPLPMDMHADVDAISPLTIGRINWSPRTSRFKVILNIVQEGRTKPISILGNASQMVSISTLARRLDRGTVITAKDIREERKPIGRYAGREFLAAADLIGMEVRRNMRAGSTLTPRDVGEPILVKRGAKVTVIYKIPGMNISTQGKAKSDGGKNDLIEIVNPISQKTILAEVVGKNIAIVSGATTQVAALLENR from the coding sequence ATGAGGAAGTTGGCGACCACACTCTTTGCGGGCCTTATGATGCTCACAGCAAGCAACGCTTTTGCGGCAGCAACATTGCGCCCAACAGTGAATGTCGCGGGCCCGGTTGTTACCATCGGCGACTTCTATACCGAAGCGGGTGATCTGGCTCAAACCCCAATCTTCCGTAGTCCCGATCTTGGAACGACTGGCAATGTCTCTGCAATGATCATTGCGCAGCAAGCACAGGCAGCGGGCTTCATTCAGGCCGGAACCAACAATCTGACGACAGTCAGCGTTCATCGCCTTTCTATCCCGGTAGATGAAGCACTGATTTCAGATATCCTGCGCAACGCCTTTGCAGAACGGGCCCGCATTCTGCCTGAGGACATCGAGATCTCCTACACCACACCTCTCCCGATGGACATGCACGCTGACGTTGATGCAATCTCACCGTTGACAATCGGACGCATCAACTGGTCCCCACGCACCTCCCGCTTCAAAGTCATTTTGAATATCGTTCAGGAAGGCAGGACAAAACCAATTTCCATCCTTGGCAACGCATCGCAAATGGTTTCCATTTCCACATTAGCACGCCGGCTAGACCGCGGCACAGTCATCACCGCCAAAGACATCCGCGAGGAGCGCAAACCGATAGGACGTTACGCAGGCCGTGAATTTCTCGCCGCAGCCGACCTGATTGGAATGGAAGTCCGCCGCAACATGCGCGCAGGCTCTACTCTGACACCTAGAGATGTCGGCGAACCTATATTGGTAAAACGCGGCGCTAAAGTAACCGTGATCTACAAGATTCCGGGCATGAACATTTCAACGCAGGGCAAAGCCAAATCTGACGGCGGCAAAAACGACCTGATCGAGATCGTCAATCCAATTTCCCAAAAGACAATCCTTGCTGAAGTCGTTGGCAAAAACATCGCCATTGTAAGCGGCGCAACCACACAAGTTGCAGCCCTACTGGAGAACCGTTGA
- the flgG gene encoding flagellar basal-body rod protein FlgG, which yields MKALHIAASGMKAQELNVEVISNNVANMRTTGYKRQRADFQDLLYENQRRMGTQTSDAGTIVPNGVQIGSGVKTAATTRIMSAGPVNQTGNELDVTIRGEGFFQIQRPDGSTGFTRDGSFARSASGQLVTKDGYQVQPGIVIPENARDITINVQGLVQAMDDNDQVLSLGQLELARFVNKAGLDAIGDNLFLQTPASGPPQTSNPGAAGFGNTLQRHLEASNVDAVTELSDLISAQRAYEMNSKIIKAADEMYSTTTNLR from the coding sequence ATGAAAGCTCTTCACATCGCCGCATCCGGCATGAAAGCTCAGGAACTGAACGTCGAAGTCATTTCAAACAACGTGGCCAACATGCGCACCACCGGCTACAAACGCCAGCGCGCAGATTTTCAGGATCTACTTTACGAAAACCAGCGCCGTATGGGGACACAAACCTCCGATGCCGGCACCATTGTTCCCAACGGCGTACAGATCGGCTCCGGCGTAAAAACAGCCGCCACAACCCGCATCATGTCCGCCGGTCCGGTCAATCAGACTGGTAATGAACTTGACGTTACTATTCGCGGCGAAGGCTTCTTCCAGATCCAGCGCCCGGATGGTTCAACTGGCTTCACCCGTGACGGTTCTTTCGCGCGTTCTGCATCCGGGCAACTGGTGACCAAAGACGGCTACCAGGTCCAGCCCGGCATCGTGATCCCGGAAAACGCCCGCGACATCACGATCAATGTTCAAGGTCTGGTTCAGGCTATGGATGACAACGATCAGGTGTTGAGCCTTGGCCAGTTGGAACTTGCGCGTTTCGTCAACAAAGCCGGTCTGGATGCCATCGGAGACAACCTCTTCCTTCAGACCCCGGCCAGCGGCCCACCACAAACCAGCAACCCAGGAGCAGCAGGCTTCGGCAACACGCTCCAGCGTCACCTTGAAGCCTCCAATGTGGATGCAGTGACCGAACTGTCCGACCTGATCTCCGCACAGCGCGCTTATGAGATGAACTCGAAGATCATCAAAGCCGCTGATGAGATGTACTCCACAACCACGAATCTACGCTAA
- the flgF gene encoding flagellar basal-body rod protein FlgF: protein MENAQLIGLSRQSTLRRNLDVVANNLANTNTTGYKAQRMIFEEYLMPNAQASEFQRSDHPLSFTQDVGTATVLTQGPIRLTGNPLDIAIDGEGYFAVAGAEGEQFYTRAGSLAIDPDGMLVTDAGLPVLADGAPIQINPEDGAITITREGVLSTPQGELGRLDVYTFDNRQELMHVGANLFSGTDPIPATNPSVLQGALEGSNVEGVREISRMIEITRQYKSVSKMMSQRNELRQRSIRELGSVEA, encoded by the coding sequence ATGGAAAACGCACAGCTGATCGGCTTATCACGCCAAAGTACCCTTCGACGGAACTTGGATGTGGTCGCCAACAATCTGGCAAACACGAATACAACTGGCTACAAGGCTCAAAGAATGATCTTTGAGGAATACTTGATGCCAAACGCACAGGCATCCGAGTTTCAACGCTCAGATCATCCCCTCTCCTTCACACAGGATGTAGGCACAGCCACTGTCCTGACACAGGGTCCAATTCGGTTGACTGGCAATCCGCTGGACATCGCAATTGATGGCGAGGGCTATTTTGCCGTAGCTGGCGCTGAGGGTGAACAATTTTACACCCGCGCTGGCAGTCTGGCCATTGATCCCGATGGAATGCTCGTCACAGATGCGGGCCTCCCGGTTCTGGCCGATGGCGCACCAATTCAGATCAATCCGGAAGACGGCGCAATCACCATCACCAGAGAAGGCGTTCTCTCAACACCTCAAGGTGAGCTTGGCCGTCTGGACGTTTATACCTTCGATAACCGCCAAGAGCTTATGCATGTTGGCGCAAATCTGTTCTCCGGCACAGACCCGATCCCAGCAACCAACCCATCCGTTCTACAAGGTGCCCTGGAAGGCTCCAACGTAGAAGGCGTTCGCGAAATCTCCCGCATGATCGAAATCACCCGTCAATACAAAAGCGTGTCCAAGATGATGTCGCAGCGCAACGAACTACGTCAGCGCTCCATCCGCGAACTTGGATCGGTTGAGGCTTAA